CGCCATCTCGATGTTCCGCGGCACCGACGACGCGCCGTTCTCCGACGAGGAGATGCGCCTCCTCGCCGAGCTGGCCCCGGCGTTCACCCGCGGCATCCGTGCCGGCCTGCTCGCGCGCATCGGACGCACCGACGCGGGCGAGGACCCGGGCCCCGCAGTGATGGTCGTCGATGCCGCGGGCAGCCTCGTGCAGTCGAGCCCCGGCGCGACGGCCCAATTGGCTCGCATGGCCGAGGTGCCGAACACCGGCGACCCGCTCGCCGTCGTGCACGCGCTGGTGCACGGTGCACGCCGCTTCGCTCGCGGTGAGGGCGATCGGATGCCCCGGGTCCGCGTCCGCACCGTCGACGGCGTCTGGCTCGTGCTCCACGCGTCACCGCTCGGCGGCGCCGGCGACCGCGCGGGCGACGTCGTGGTCACGATCGCCGAGGCGCGCCCGCAGGAGATCATCGGCCTGGTCGCCGATGCGTTCGGCCTCACGCCCCGCGAACGCGAGGTCGTCGCCATGGTGCTGCGCGGTGCCGACACGAAGGAGATCGCCGCCGCGATCCACGTCTCGCCCTACACCGTGCAGGACCACCTGAAGTCGATCTTCGAGAAGGCCGGCGTCACCAGCCGACGCGAGCTCGTCGCGCGGGTGTACTTCGACCAGTACGTCCCGCGTATGGGCGGCGAGCTCGGCCCGACCGGATGGTTCACGGGCTGACCACCGGTGGGGTGGGAAGGGGATTCGGCCCCGTCGCGGTAACCAGCCGCTGCGGCACCCAGCCCTCGACGTGG
This is a stretch of genomic DNA from Agromyces sp. SYSU T00194. It encodes these proteins:
- a CDS encoding helix-turn-helix transcriptional regulator — translated: MPTELAWGRARSDVDVMSRAGLPLHRFMDEAAEAVRRAIPFVGGCLVTLDPATAMVASTRKVGDLDGRNDGDVAWAEIEYCEDDPTSLARMVKHGAVAVGVHQSLGGALDRSIRMADFMVPRFDYVDEARAIFSDRSGPWGAISMFRGTDDAPFSDEEMRLLAELAPAFTRGIRAGLLARIGRTDAGEDPGPAVMVVDAAGSLVQSSPGATAQLARMAEVPNTGDPLAVVHALVHGARRFARGEGDRMPRVRVRTVDGVWLVLHASPLGGAGDRAGDVVVTIAEARPQEIIGLVADAFGLTPREREVVAMVLRGADTKEIAAAIHVSPYTVQDHLKSIFEKAGVTSRRELVARVYFDQYVPRMGGELGPTGWFTG